The Halococcus sediminicola genome has a segment encoding these proteins:
- a CDS encoding CNNM domain-containing protein codes for MNAPEITIRLLAGLALILANGFFVTVEFALTRAQQYTESEFVEPGVSGLERAWEMTQSLEIYLTGCQIGITASSIAVGIVAEPALAAIFEPLFAGTVLASVGAGAVVGFLIINLLHLTHGEQAPTYLGVERSQQVCRYGATPLYWFTRAIWPLLRVGDAFAKRTLELFGIEMTGAWLESGDEEVNSRADLHRRFEAVLGNTDVPKERQQEVLGALVAGDVPVRTVMVDREDVVALSTENTPGENLAVMDEHSHSRYPLVGENLDDFRGIVYLPTVTNRYDDLTSGAVGIADLATEPMTLPMDEEVSDAIDRFQEENQELALVTEGEEIVGLLTATDAFEAVMGELEDPFDEGVRRERRSGRGTPAGE; via the coding sequence ATGAACGCTCCCGAGATCACGATCCGACTGCTCGCCGGTCTCGCGCTCATCCTCGCTAACGGCTTCTTCGTCACCGTCGAGTTCGCGCTGACGCGCGCCCAGCAGTACACCGAGTCGGAGTTCGTCGAACCGGGAGTGAGCGGTCTCGAACGCGCCTGGGAGATGACCCAGAGCCTCGAGATATATCTGACCGGGTGTCAGATCGGCATCACCGCCTCGTCGATCGCGGTCGGGATCGTCGCCGAACCGGCGCTGGCGGCGATCTTCGAGCCACTGTTCGCCGGCACGGTGCTCGCGTCGGTCGGCGCGGGTGCAGTCGTGGGCTTTCTCATCATCAACCTGCTCCATCTCACCCACGGCGAGCAGGCCCCAACCTACCTCGGCGTCGAGCGCTCACAGCAGGTCTGTCGGTACGGTGCGACCCCGCTGTACTGGTTCACGCGTGCCATCTGGCCGCTGTTGCGGGTCGGCGACGCGTTCGCGAAGCGGACGCTCGAGCTGTTCGGCATCGAGATGACCGGTGCGTGGCTCGAATCCGGAGATGAAGAAGTCAACAGCCGTGCCGACCTGCACAGGCGCTTCGAGGCGGTGCTCGGGAACACCGACGTGCCGAAAGAGCGCCAGCAGGAAGTGTTGGGCGCGCTCGTCGCCGGCGACGTGCCGGTCCGCACCGTCATGGTCGACCGGGAGGATGTCGTGGCGCTCTCGACGGAAAACACGCCCGGCGAAAACCTCGCGGTCATGGACGAGCACTCCCACTCGCGGTATCCGCTGGTGGGCGAGAACCTCGACGATTTCCGGGGCATCGTCTATCTGCCGACGGTCACGAACCGGTACGACGACCTCACGAGCGGCGCTGTGGGTATCGCTGACCTCGCCACGGAGCCGATGACGCTCCCGATGGACGAAGAGGTCAGCGACGCGATCGACCGCTTCCAAGAGGAAAACCAGGAGCTCGCGCTCGTCACCGAGGGAGAGGAGATCGTCGGCCTGCTCACCGCCACCGACGCCTTCGAGGCGGTGATGGGTGAACTCGAAGACCCGTTCGACGAGGGCGTACGCCGCGAACGCCGGTCCGGACGTGGGACGCCGGCCGGGGAGTAG
- a CDS encoding glycosyltransferase family 2 protein, which translates to MSETTREDETASADERTRSPVDSNDRGNGSVRPSRPTDVVARNGAAAARDHDYRIDIEHDPPPFQSCEVLVAIPAYNEASTIGDVVERAREHADRVLVVDDGSDDDTADSAAMAGALVSEHRRNRGYGAALKTAFTTAQRLDASHLVVLDGDGQHDPNDVPRLVETQRETAAALVIGSRFVEDAASDVPLYRRVGLVTINLLTNLSMGVVRADSRVNDTQSGFRAYDRAAIATLAEDASIGDWMSASTDILYHAHQYDYDIAEVPIEVSYDVENPSTHAPVSHGVALVRNILKTIERERPLTALAVPGFSLTFGGLGFGYWATVNYIQSGTFPFGLALMAVFLTLIGIFACFTAIVLHSLSTYFESARREGALR; encoded by the coding sequence ATGAGCGAAACCACACGCGAAGACGAGACCGCCTCCGCCGACGAGCGCACACGATCGCCTGTCGACAGCAACGACCGCGGGAACGGGTCGGTTCGTCCGTCCCGTCCCACGGACGTCGTCGCGCGAAACGGGGCAGCCGCTGCTCGCGATCACGATTATCGAATCGACATCGAGCACGATCCGCCACCTTTCCAGTCCTGTGAGGTGTTGGTCGCGATTCCGGCGTACAACGAGGCGTCGACCATCGGCGACGTCGTCGAGCGGGCACGCGAGCACGCCGACCGCGTCCTCGTCGTCGACGACGGCAGCGACGACGACACCGCCGACAGCGCGGCGATGGCCGGCGCGCTCGTCAGCGAACACCGACGGAATCGGGGCTACGGAGCTGCCCTGAAGACCGCGTTCACGACCGCACAGCGCCTCGACGCATCCCACCTCGTCGTCCTCGACGGCGACGGTCAACACGACCCCAATGACGTTCCCCGGCTGGTCGAGACCCAACGGGAGACCGCCGCCGCCCTCGTCATCGGCAGTCGGTTCGTCGAGGACGCCGCCTCGGACGTACCGCTCTACCGTCGCGTCGGTCTCGTGACGATAAACCTCCTCACGAACCTGAGCATGGGTGTCGTCCGCGCCGACTCGCGCGTGAACGACACCCAGAGCGGCTTTCGGGCCTACGACCGCGCGGCGATCGCGACGCTCGCCGAGGACGCGAGCATCGGTGACTGGATGAGCGCCAGCACCGACATCCTCTATCACGCCCACCAGTACGACTACGACATCGCGGAGGTCCCCATCGAGGTCAGCTACGACGTCGAGAACCCGAGTACGCACGCGCCGGTCTCTCATGGTGTGGCGCTCGTGCGGAACATCCTGAAGACCATCGAGCGCGAGCGCCCGCTGACGGCGCTCGCCGTCCCGGGGTTCTCGCTCACCTTCGGGGGACTGGGCTTTGGCTACTGGGCGACGGTCAACTACATCCAGTCGGGAACCTTTCCGTTCGGACTCGCGCTCATGGCCGTCTTCCTCACGCTCATCGGCATCTTCGCGTGTTTCACCGCCATCGTGCTCCACTCGTTGAGCACCTACTTCGAGAGCGCCAGACGCGAGGGGGCGCTGCGATGA
- a CDS encoding DUF7344 domain-containing protein: MSSIRDTTPLTEYEIHDVLRNERRTQVLRALQREQTTQTLRELSEQLATHETGEQPPPRNIRESVYNSLHQTHLPKLDKMGIVDYERNRKLITLADDFDQIALYMEAVPENDVPWATYYLALGVIALAVTALSSMGVLAFVLVPVLGWIALFFSLFLFSALYQRWSVDRIRLDRR, encoded by the coding sequence ATGAGTAGTATCCGAGATACCACACCGCTTACCGAGTACGAGATCCACGACGTGCTGCGAAACGAGCGGCGAACGCAGGTGCTCCGGGCCCTCCAGCGAGAGCAGACCACCCAGACGCTCCGGGAGCTATCCGAGCAGTTGGCCACCCACGAAACCGGCGAGCAGCCGCCGCCGCGCAACATCCGCGAGAGTGTCTACAACTCGCTCCACCAGACACATCTCCCGAAACTCGACAAGATGGGGATCGTCGACTACGAGCGCAATCGAAAGCTCATCACGCTGGCCGACGACTTCGATCAGATTGCCCTCTACATGGAGGCCGTCCCCGAGAACGACGTTCCGTGGGCGACCTACTACTTGGCGCTGGGGGTGATCGCGCTGGCGGTGACCGCCCTTTCGAGTATGGGCGTTCTCGCCTTCGTCCTCGTTCCGGTGTTGGGGTGGATAGCGCTGTTTTTCTCCCTGTTTCTCTTCTCCGCGCTCTATCAGCGGTGGAGCGTCGACCGGATCCGTCTCGACCGACGGTGA
- a CDS encoding polysaccharide deacetylase family protein: MSAPANVLSFDVEHWHSATLLSDAVTEPASHIERSVDIVLDVLDAHDVQATFFVVGELAREHPDVVARIADTGHEIASHGHTHRPLFDLDREAFATELERSATAIHDVTGAAPVGFRAPNFSVTRRTRWAIEILEAAGYRYDSSVFPVRTPMYGVSGAPIRPYRPDATAPFEERAEGGRLVELPLAVFHPRFRLPVAGGFYARLLPTWLLRRGIATLNARGLPATIYFHPWEFNPAVGTAVHRTSVPATERFVSAHGIDGLRATLEALLDEFRFETAETVAREYVRDDRHDRVTRPKAGGQR; this comes from the coding sequence ATGAGCGCGCCGGCGAACGTCCTCTCGTTCGATGTCGAGCACTGGCACTCGGCGACGCTGCTCAGCGACGCGGTGACCGAACCGGCATCACACATCGAGCGGTCGGTCGACATCGTCCTCGACGTGCTCGACGCCCACGACGTGCAGGCGACGTTTTTCGTCGTCGGCGAACTCGCCCGCGAGCACCCGGACGTCGTCGCCCGCATCGCCGACACGGGCCACGAGATCGCCTCACACGGCCACACCCACCGCCCGCTGTTCGATCTCGACAGGGAGGCGTTCGCGACCGAACTCGAGCGCAGCGCGACGGCCATCCACGACGTCACGGGAGCGGCTCCGGTCGGGTTTCGCGCGCCGAACTTCTCGGTGACGCGACGCACCCGGTGGGCGATCGAGATCCTCGAAGCGGCGGGCTATCGCTATGATTCGAGCGTCTTCCCCGTTCGTACGCCGATGTACGGTGTGAGCGGCGCGCCGATCCGGCCCTACCGCCCCGACGCGACCGCACCGTTCGAGGAGCGCGCCGAGGGTGGTCGACTGGTCGAACTCCCGCTGGCCGTGTTCCATCCCCGATTCAGGCTGCCGGTCGCCGGCGGGTTCTACGCACGCCTCCTGCCGACGTGGCTGCTCCGGCGCGGCATCGCCACTCTCAACGCGCGCGGCCTGCCGGCGACAATCTACTTCCACCCGTGGGAGTTCAACCCGGCGGTCGGGACCGCCGTCCATCGCACGTCCGTCCCGGCGACCGAACGCTTCGTCAGCGCCCACGGCATCGACGGACTGCGGGCCACGCTCGAAGCGCTGCTCGACGAGTTCCGCTTCGAGACGGCCGAAACCGTCGCACGCGAGTACGTCCGTGATGACCGTCACGACAGGGTAACTCGGCCCAAGGCCGGGGGGCAACGATGA
- a CDS encoding sugar phosphate isomerase/epimerase family protein, translating into MDVGVLTVPLGDRPLDETLDYLAGLDVDTVELGCGGNPGDDHLSREEYLDDESAQDELRERLDEHDLRVSALATHNNPIHPDDDHATEADTELREAIELAAQLGVDTVTTFSGLPAGGPNDDVPNWITAPWPTAHKEAHDYQWEVAEEYWTDLAAFADEHDINVAIEMHPNMLVYEPTGMERLREATNERIGANFDPSHLYWQGIDVPRAIRYLGEGIHHVHAKDTGLYEANAGVKGYLDTTPYTEETERSWLFRTVGYGHGESHWKDVVSTLRMVGYDGALSIEHEDSLTSSREGLEKAVDVLNRSVFATTPGDAYWAE; encoded by the coding sequence ATGGACGTTGGCGTACTCACCGTACCCCTCGGCGACCGGCCGCTCGACGAAACGCTCGACTATCTCGCCGGTCTCGACGTCGATACCGTCGAACTCGGCTGTGGCGGCAATCCGGGCGACGACCACCTTTCGCGCGAGGAGTACCTCGACGACGAGAGCGCCCAAGACGAACTGCGCGAGCGACTCGACGAGCACGACCTCCGGGTGAGCGCGCTCGCAACCCACAACAACCCGATCCACCCCGACGACGATCATGCTACCGAGGCCGACACGGAACTCCGGGAGGCTATCGAACTGGCGGCCCAATTGGGTGTCGATACCGTCACCACGTTCTCGGGCCTGCCCGCCGGTGGGCCGAACGACGACGTGCCCAACTGGATCACCGCGCCGTGGCCAACCGCCCACAAGGAGGCCCACGACTACCAGTGGGAGGTCGCCGAGGAGTATTGGACCGATCTCGCCGCCTTCGCCGACGAACACGACATAAACGTCGCCATCGAGATGCATCCCAATATGCTCGTCTACGAACCCACCGGGATGGAGCGGTTGCGGGAGGCCACCAATGAACGAATCGGCGCGAACTTCGACCCCTCGCATCTCTACTGGCAGGGCATCGACGTACCGCGGGCGATTCGATACTTGGGAGAGGGCATCCACCACGTCCACGCGAAGGACACTGGACTGTACGAGGCGAACGCCGGCGTGAAGGGCTATCTCGACACGACGCCGTACACCGAGGAGACCGAGCGCTCGTGGCTCTTCCGAACCGTGGGCTACGGCCACGGCGAATCCCACTGGAAGGACGTGGTCTCGACGCTCAGGATGGTCGGCTACGACGGCGCACTCTCCATCGAGCACGAGGACTCGCTGACGAGTTCGCGCGAGGGCCTGGAGAAGGCCGTCGACGTGCTCAACAGGTCAGTGTTCGCCACGACGCCCGGCGACGCGTACTGGGCCGAGTAG
- a CDS encoding CNNM domain-containing protein: MQPLEITARLLAGLALILANGFFVAIEFALTRARQYPESEFVEEGVTGLERAWAMTEELEIYLTGCQVGITAASISLGIVAEPALAAIFEPLFGGTALASIGAGVLLAYLVVNLVHVVYGEQTPTYLGVERSKQVCRYGATPLYWFTRVIRPILDLGDAVAKWTLKLFGVEMTGAWLESEADVIEGRADLHRQLGSVLAEGDLPDERHEEVMNALAVGEMPISNVMVEKEAIAGLSTANTPEENLAVVEENPHLRFPLFDGDGDLRGIVYLATLTNRFEEFRDGEVAIEALATEPMTLPMDEEVSDAIDRFQEKNQELALVTEGEEIVGLLTATDAFETVMGDLEDPLDTYQRARGREGTPGSDSDPA, from the coding sequence ATGCAACCGCTCGAAATCACCGCTAGACTTCTCGCCGGTCTGGCACTCATCCTCGCCAACGGCTTCTTCGTCGCCATCGAGTTCGCGCTGACTCGTGCGCGCCAGTATCCCGAATCGGAGTTCGTCGAGGAGGGCGTCACCGGTCTCGAACGCGCGTGGGCGATGACCGAGGAACTCGAGATCTATCTCACGGGGTGTCAGGTCGGCATCACCGCCGCCAGCATCTCGCTGGGTATCGTCGCCGAACCGGCGCTGGCGGCGATCTTCGAACCACTCTTCGGCGGGACGGCGCTCGCGTCGATCGGCGCGGGCGTGTTGCTCGCCTACCTCGTTGTCAACCTCGTTCACGTCGTCTACGGCGAGCAGACCCCCACCTACCTCGGCGTTGAGCGCTCGAAGCAGGTCTGTCGGTACGGCGCGACCCCGCTGTACTGGTTCACGCGCGTCATTCGACCGATCCTCGATCTGGGTGACGCAGTCGCGAAGTGGACGCTCAAGCTCTTCGGCGTGGAGATGACCGGCGCGTGGCTCGAATCGGAGGCCGACGTCATCGAAGGGCGGGCCGACCTCCACCGCCAGCTCGGCTCGGTGCTCGCCGAGGGCGACCTCCCCGACGAGCGCCACGAGGAGGTGATGAACGCGCTCGCGGTCGGCGAGATGCCCATTAGCAATGTCATGGTCGAGAAGGAAGCCATCGCCGGGCTCTCGACGGCGAACACACCCGAGGAAAACCTCGCGGTCGTCGAGGAAAACCCGCATCTGCGCTTCCCGCTGTTCGACGGCGACGGGGATCTTCGAGGGATCGTCTATCTCGCCACGCTCACCAACCGCTTCGAGGAGTTCCGTGACGGCGAGGTCGCAATCGAGGCGCTCGCCACGGAGCCGATGACGCTCCCGATGGACGAAGAGGTCAGCGACGCGATCGACCGCTTCCAAGAGAAGAACCAGGAGCTCGCGCTCGTCACCGAGGGAGAGGAGATCGTCGGCCTGCTCACCGCCACCGACGCCTTTGAAACCGTGATGGGTGACCTCGAAGATCCCCTCGACACCTATCAGCGGGCCAGAGGGCGCGAGGGAACGCCCGGTTCGGACAGTGATCCGGCATGA